One window of Drosophila busckii strain San Diego stock center, stock number 13000-0081.31 chromosome 3L, ASM1175060v1, whole genome shotgun sequence genomic DNA carries:
- the LOC108600996 gene encoding ceramide transfer protein isoform X1, with protein sequence MDAPEQITTTAAAAGAETLAMPHADGTTATGSQSDTSEEEDYMDNSIELRGYLSKWTNYIYGWQPRYIVLKDGTLSYYKSESESDFGCRGAISLTKATIKAHESDELRFDVVVNNLNNWCLRAETSEDRMHWVEVLQLYKEGTGSTDTTSLRRHGSTMSLQSNTISLASGGSLKKTQRNLREKVGELETFKDILFVQIETLQRYFDACSELNRNNAQPLDLGDGLRPIDFKGESITFRATTSGVLSTLQHCLEIIAENDESWKRKLEREIDKRRRAEEQNKKFKDEVEKLKRLSYPGPDFEEGPHSTLPEDEFFDAVETGLEKIEEDMQLRFKLKLQSQISQTLVNVPHEAVAEGEEAREEFGTGAEAKCHTLWPEIDRVCKEQLHYAREGVGQDGNGWQIFADEGEIKMYKREEEVNGMVMDPLKAYHSVKGVTAREMCHYFFMPEFRNDWETTLEDCTILEKISADTLLFLQTHKRIWPASQRDAQFWSHMRKVGDGLEPGTRDMWLVCNNSTEYGKQESKNGKCVRIFLTVILACQTILPENYVKGQPLNRKDLTCKVTYCSVGKYSLH encoded by the exons ATGGACGCGCCGGAGCAGATCACAACAACggccgcagcagctggcgccgAAACGTTAGCAATGCCGCATGCTGATGGAACGACTGCAACTGGCTCACAGAGCGATACATCTGAGGAGGAGGACTACATGGATAATAGCATTGAGTTGCGTGGGTACCTCAGCAAGTGGACCAACTACATTTACGGCTGGCAACCGCGTTATATAGTGCTAAAGGATGGCACGCTTTCCTATTACAAATCTGAGTCGGAGTCAGACTTTGGCTGCCGTGGCGCCATCAGTCTAACAAAGGCGACAATTAAG GCACACGAGTCCGATGAGCTGCGCTTCGATGTGGTCGTGAATAATCTAAACAATTGGTGCCTTCGAGCCGAGACCAGCGAGGATCGTATGCACTGGGTGGAGGTGCTGCAGCTATATAAGGAGGGCACGGGCAGCACAGATACCACCTCGCTGCGGCGCCATGGCAGCACCATGTCCCTGCAGTCGAACACCATATCGCTGGCCAGTGGCGGAAGTCTGAAGAAAACGCAGCGTAATCTGCGCGAGAAAGTTGGCGAATTGGAGACCTTTAAGGACATACTCTTTGTGCAGATTGAAACGCTGCAGCGTTACTTTGATGCCTGCTCCGAATTAAACAGGAATAATGCTCAGCCACTGGACTTGGGTGATGGCCTAAGGCCCATTGATTTCAAGGGCGAGTCCATTACGTTTCGTGCCACTACGTCGGGTGTTCTAAGCACGCTGCAACATTGTTTGGAAATTATTGCCGAAAATGATGAATCATGGAAACGCAAACTGGAGCGTGAGATTGATAAGCGTCGACGCGCCGAAGAGCAAAATAA AAAGTTCAAGGATGAAGTCGAAAAACTAAAGCGTCTATCATATCCAGGCCCCGATTTCGAG gAGGGTCCACATTCCACATTGCCGGAGGATGAGTTCTTTGATGCTGTCGAAACGGGCCTGGAGAAAATCGAAGAGGATATGCAGTTGCGTTTCAAGCTGAAGCTCCAATCGCAAATCTCACAGACGCTCGTCAATGTGCCGCACGAGGCCGTTGCGGAGGGCGAGGAGGCGCGTGAGGAATTTGGCACCGGGGCCGAGGCCAAGTGCCACACACTCTGGCCCGAG ATTGATCGCGTGTGCAAGGAGCAATTGCACTATGCACGCGAAGGCGTCGGCCAGGATGGCAATGGCTGGCAAATCTTTGCCGACGAGGGCGaaattaaaatgtacaaaCGCGAGGAGGAGGTCAATGGCATGGTAATGGATCCCCTAAAGGCCTATCACTCCGTCAAGGGTGTCACGGCGCGTGAGATGTGCCATTATTTCTTCATGCCCGAGTTCCGCAACGACTGGGAGA ccaCGCTCGAGGACTGCACAATTTTGGAGAAAATCTCAGCGGACACGCTGCTCTTTCTGCAGACACACAAACGTATTTGGCCCGCCAGCCAACGTGATGCACAGTTCTGGTCGCATATGCGCAAAGTGGGGGATGGCCTGGAGCCGGGCACCCGCGACATGTGGCTGGTGTGCAATAACTCAACGGAATATGGCAAACAAGAG TCCAAGAATGGTAAATGTGTGCGCATCTTTTTGACTGTCATACTCGCCTGCCAAACTATTTTGCCCGAAAACTATGTCAAGGGTCAGCCGCTGAATCGTAAGGATCTAACATGCAAGGTGACATACTGCTCAGTGGGTAAGTACAGCTTGCATTAG
- the LOC108600996 gene encoding ceramide transfer protein isoform X2 yields MKINMPSMRFQWRCGYRLQHRKQIAEGPHSTLPEDEFFDAVETGLEKIEEDMQLRFKLKLQSQISQTLVNVPHEAVAEGEEAREEFGTGAEAKCHTLWPEIDRVCKEQLHYAREGVGQDGNGWQIFADEGEIKMYKREEEVNGMVMDPLKAYHSVKGVTAREMCHYFFMPEFRNDWETTLEDCTILEKISADTLLFLQTHKRIWPASQRDAQFWSHMRKVGDGLEPGTRDMWLVCNNSTEYGKQESKNGKCVRIFLTVILACQTILPENYVKGQPLNRKDLTCKVTYCSVGKYSLH; encoded by the exons atgaaaataaatatgcccTCGATGCGCTTTCAATGGCGCTGTGGCTACAGGCTGCAGCATAGGAAACAGATAGCg gAGGGTCCACATTCCACATTGCCGGAGGATGAGTTCTTTGATGCTGTCGAAACGGGCCTGGAGAAAATCGAAGAGGATATGCAGTTGCGTTTCAAGCTGAAGCTCCAATCGCAAATCTCACAGACGCTCGTCAATGTGCCGCACGAGGCCGTTGCGGAGGGCGAGGAGGCGCGTGAGGAATTTGGCACCGGGGCCGAGGCCAAGTGCCACACACTCTGGCCCGAG ATTGATCGCGTGTGCAAGGAGCAATTGCACTATGCACGCGAAGGCGTCGGCCAGGATGGCAATGGCTGGCAAATCTTTGCCGACGAGGGCGaaattaaaatgtacaaaCGCGAGGAGGAGGTCAATGGCATGGTAATGGATCCCCTAAAGGCCTATCACTCCGTCAAGGGTGTCACGGCGCGTGAGATGTGCCATTATTTCTTCATGCCCGAGTTCCGCAACGACTGGGAGA ccaCGCTCGAGGACTGCACAATTTTGGAGAAAATCTCAGCGGACACGCTGCTCTTTCTGCAGACACACAAACGTATTTGGCCCGCCAGCCAACGTGATGCACAGTTCTGGTCGCATATGCGCAAAGTGGGGGATGGCCTGGAGCCGGGCACCCGCGACATGTGGCTGGTGTGCAATAACTCAACGGAATATGGCAAACAAGAG TCCAAGAATGGTAAATGTGTGCGCATCTTTTTGACTGTCATACTCGCCTGCCAAACTATTTTGCCCGAAAACTATGTCAAGGGTCAGCCGCTGAATCGTAAGGATCTAACATGCAAGGTGACATACTGCTCAGTGGGTAAGTACAGCTTGCATTAG